From the Candidatus Omnitrophota bacterium genome, the window ATAAGAGGCAGGCCATTACTGATAAAGGTGGTGGAGAAGGGTAGGATAATTTATAAGATGCCCTCTTTAGAGAAGGTAAGGGCATTTGTCAGGGATAGCCTTTCTAAGATTACGCGGGACTTGAAGGATATTTATTTTAAGGTAGAATACCCGGTTTTGATCAGCCCGCAGTTAAAAAAAATAAGGCATAGCTTGTCTTCTCAGCTGAGAAGGAGGCAATAGGTGGAGCTAAAAATAGAAAATCTGCTTAAGAATTGGCAGAAAAGGAATATCGCCGGCCTTTATTGCGGGAATAAAGAAGAGGCAACCGAAAAAATCCTGGAAATTATACCTTTAGCCAGCAGCGTCGGTATTTCCGGTTCAGTAACCCTTGACGCATTAGGCATAGTCAAGCGCCTAGAAGGCCGCGGTAATCCGGTATTCAGCCAGTATAAAAACAACATTTCAAAAGAAGAGAGTTTGAATTTAAGGAGGCAGGGCGCGGCTGCTGATTATTACCTGGCCAGCGCTAATGCCATTTCGCAAAAAGGCGAGCTGGTTTTTTTTAGCGGTTTTGGTAATCGTACGGCAGGTATCTCCTATGCCAAGAATGTAATTATCGTTGCCGGCGTGAATAAAATCGCGCCGGATATTCAGGAGGCAATAAAACGGGCGAGGTGCTACGCCACGCCCCTGAATTGCAAGCGGCTTAACTGGAATACGCCTTGTTTTAAAGACGGTATCTGCCGCCAGGAGATCTGTTTATTCCCCGAATATAAAAGGATGTGCTGTCAGGTTTTAATTATTGAAGCAGAAGTCACTCCGGACAGGCTGAAGGTAATATTAGTTAATGAAAATTTAGGATTTTAAATGAATCTGCCGCTTTTCTCGCTTACGAGGTAGCGGGTCCTGCCGCGTGAGCGCCTCTCGCCAAATTTGGCTCGAGGCATCTCCCGCGTCACCCGCAAACACAATATTCTTAGCAGCCAGATGAAAATTCGCCAGATTTATTTGTGAGTAAGTAGTTAGAATAAATTTTAGTGTTTTGCTGGAGCGTGCATTAGAAAATCTTTGGCAGGAGTGCACAAGGGATTACGTCGAGCGAAAGCCGAGTAACCTTACTCTTACCCGGGTAAGGCTCGAGCGACAGCGAGACGTAAACCGCAGTGCACGGCAAAGATTTTCAGCACGCGGAAGCGAAACACTAAAATAATAACCCAAGATAGGACCCGCTGCCTCGTAAGAGGGGAAAATCGAGCGGTGCTGTGGGAAAGTAAGACAAGACAGCCGCTAATAGGAGAGTAAGATGTTTGTGTTTGGTAACTTCTTGATCGCCATAGCGAAAATTTTGGATGTAGTGCTAATAATACTCTATTGGCTGATACTGGTGCGCGCGTTAATCAGCTGGGTAAGCCCGGACCCCTTTA encodes:
- a CDS encoding lactate utilization protein; its protein translation is MELKIENLLKNWQKRNIAGLYCGNKEEATEKILEIIPLASSVGISGSVTLDALGIVKRLEGRGNPVFSQYKNNISKEESLNLRRQGAAADYYLASANAISQKGELVFFSGFGNRTAGISYAKNVIIVAGVNKIAPDIQEAIKRARCYATPLNCKRLNWNTPCFKDGICRQEICLFPEYKRMCCQVLIIEAEVTPDRLKVILVNENLGF